A stretch of Caenorhabditis elegans chromosome IV DNA encodes these proteins:
- the srh-63 gene encoding Serpentine Receptor, class H (Predicted) has protein sequence MSLSEYFETIYPSKCSPDSRYLATVKGMKTVGFSISSISLPVLIFTSYCIMRKTPESMKSVKMGLLNLNSWYIVSQVIQAIFIFPIVYFPFSAFTIIGLAEYLNIPTLIQLILSITITNAMLVSIIVLFENRSSSISFNKFCISRQKYKNFWIFSNCGSSFLVLTPPFFFLPDQEEAKIRILKTLSCPIKEFFTDQTIVKVFGKFWETYFVQASQLIYLISIVQIVFFSTCCVYYLIIFKYSNVSVTTRRLQFRVFIGVVIQSLLPVVLTHIPLMIIMGSNERKEYDQMNNNLYILSAIIHNGVASLSILLVHGSYRKFLISFFWKEKSKVIQITHCSKTINL, from the exons ATGAGTTTatcagaatattttgaaacaatatatCCTTCAAAATGTTCTCCAGACTCTCGATATTTAGCAACTGTGAAAGGAATGAAAACTGTgggattttcaatttcttctatCTCCTTACCTGTTCTAATTTTCACATCTTATTGCATAATGAGAAAAACTCCAGAGAGCATGAAATCTGTGAAAATGGGattattgaatttgaattcctgGTATATTGTTTCACAAGTCATACAAgcgattttcatatttccaatAGTTTATTTTCCGTTTTCTGCTTTTACAATCATTGGATTAGCTGAATACTTGAATATTCCAACACTAATTCAGCTTATTTTGTCTATAACCATTACTAATG CTATGCTAGTCTCAATAAtcgttttgtttgaaaatcggAGTAGCTCAATTTCATTCAACAAGTTTTGTATATCAagacaaaaatataaaaatttctggataTTTTCCAATTGTGGTAGTTCATTTCTAGTTTTAACACCGCCATTTTTCTTCCTACCAGATCAAGAAGAGGCTAAAATAAGAATAttaaaa ACACTTTCTTGCCCGATCAAAGAGTTTTTCACGGATCAAACCAttgtcaaagtttttggaaaattttgggagACGTATTTTGTACAAGCTAGTCAATTGATTTATCTAATTTCCATTgttcaaattgtatttttctctaCTTGTTGTGTCTATTAtcttatcattttcaaatattccaatGTCTCCGTCACCACTCGTCGTCTTCAATTTCGTGTATTCATTGGAGTAGTGATTCAAAGTCTGTTACCAGTGGTTTTAACTCATATTCCTTTGATGATTATCATGGGTAGCAATGAGCGCAAGGAGTATGATCAAATGAATAATAACTTGTACATTTTAAGTGCAATTATTCATAATGGAGTTGCAAGTTTATCCATTCTTCTCGTACATGGTTcttatcggaaatttttaatttcatttttttggaaagaaaagtCAAAAGTCATTCAAATAACCCATTGCTCAAAAACGATAAATTTGTGA
- the T27E7.3 gene encoding Serpentine Receptor, class Z (Partially confirmed by transcript evidence) has product MFNESLFSNSTSEIEPTLNLGSYLIDLIFPFIKTFVKQLIFTVVFFLGMSIVWFTTISSFLVINQNLRKEWMKLPEFTIINHAHHVITNHFVKVIAGAVACIVIIIFVYIRYPNYGLIDFFLLLPCGVFWTVWGVYIYIATLFTQVYQFLLARYIFEHSSKLGKDEPQLTELQIGRKQYATKSTIKTLYICCIIRDYVLSPVVACVSVIYFIGSISIETFSLETLFSLKSQFTIFRIFQLIAMDSTILFVPAAVLYYLSQRRNLNNKEHVKNPLQVHIFHQAMIMTGIKVILIALCIIMSLIDQNLSWITTATQLDPILVVVSIQISTTRCFKKRLIAYREGRNLEVVIPTLAPINHDQPPKY; this is encoded by the exons ATGTTCAACGAGAGTCTATTCTCGAATTCTACCTCTGAAATTGAGCCAACTTTAAATCTGGGCTCTTATTTAATTGACCTGATTTTTCCTTTCatcaaaacttttgtaaaGCAATTGATTTTTACCGTTGTATTCTTTCTTGGGATGTCCATAGTTTGGTTCACAACAATTTCATCTTTTCTTGTTATAAACCAGAATTTGAGAAAGGAATGGATGAAG ctccCCGAGTTCACAATCATCAACCATGCTCACCACGTCATCACAAATCATTTTGTGAAAGTCATAGCCGGTGCCGTTGCTTGTATagttattataatttttgtttatatcCGTTACCCTAATTATGGATTAATTGATTTCTTTCTACT attaccCTGTGGAGTTTTTTGGACAGTCTGGGGAGTTTATATTTATATTGCCACACTCTTCACTCAAGTTTATCAGTTTCTTTTGGCGCGTTACATTTTCGAACATAGTTCAAAACTGGGAAAAGATGAGCCACAGCTCACGGAACTTCAAATTGGCAGAAAACAATACGCAACAAAAAGCACCATTAAAACACTCTACATTTGTTGTATTATCAGAGATTATGTGTTAAGCCCAGTAGTTGCTTGTGTTTCagttatatattttattgGTTCAATTTcgattgaaacattttctcttGAAACACTATTTTCACTCAAGTCTCAGTttactatttttcgaattttccagctG ATTGCGATGGACTCCACTATACTTTTTGTACCAGCTGCTGTATTGTACTATCTCAGTCAGAGACGGAACCTGAATAATAAGGAACATGTCAAAAATCCATTACAAGTTCATATATTCCATCAGGCAATGATTATGACAGGAATTAAAGTG atattaatCGCACTTTGCATAATAATGTCTCTCATTGACCAGAATCTttct tgGATAACTACCGCTACACAATTGGACCCAATTTTGGTAGTTGTTTCAATTCAAATCTCTACGACaagatgtttcaaaaaaagattgaTAGCCTACCGAGAGGGCAGGAACCTGGAAGTTGTGATACCTACACTGGCTCCAATCAATCATGATCAACCTCCAAAGTATTAA
- the T27E7.4 gene encoding Serpentine Receptor, class Z (Partially confirmed by transcript evidence) → MFYKNSASHTEPDLDVSIYTGQLYWWLVYNYFKELIIVPILFIVLAGIWLRTFPFFLVINRNLKTEWENLPEFAITNHAQYVIKKYFVLTMISILVLVPFAVYYCFRSPDFSFLDKILLIPISIICAVFIYITTIFSQVYQILVVIFIFEQCLKLGKNETQQTETQVAKKQSATKNIIRTLYKCFIIRDFVIIPVIAIFSIGWLSELLPVGANATLKTQLTYSRVFELVSNDSIFFLVPVTVLYYFYRTRNLNNKKNLRNPLQDYIFKQAMIMVVIKAILITVFLIMVLLDNRISWLMIASRMDQMVVVVAVQISAIICFQKRLIAYRRSRKQEVFATNLPPIIIVPPNC, encoded by the exons atgttttacaaaaactcTGCTTCTCATACAGAGCCCGACTTAGATGTGAGCATTTACACGGGTCAATTGTATTGGTGGTTGGTGtataattatttcaaagaaCTGATAATTGTACCAATTTTGTTTATTGTGTTGGCTGGAATTTGGTTGAGAACTTTTCCATTCTTTCTAGTTATCAATCGAAACTTGAAAACGGAGTGGGAAAAT CTCCCGGAGTTCGCAATCACCAATCATGCTCAGTAtgtcatcaaaaaatattttgtactGACCATGATTTCTATCTTGGTTCTTGTACCTTTTGCTGTTTATTATTGTTTTCGTTCTCCAGATTTCTCGTTTTTAGACAAAATACTTTT aatacCAATTTCCATAATCTGTGCAGTTTTCATATATATCACGACCATTTTTTCCCAAGTTTATCAGATTCTTGtagtaatttttatatttgaacaATGCTTGAAActgggaaaaaatgaaacacagCAAACGGAAACTCAAGTTGCCAAAAAACAATCTGCAACGAAAAATATCATTCGAACACTttacaaatgttttattatcaGAGATTTTGTGATAATCCCCGTAATCGCCATATTTTCAATAGGCTGGCTTTCTGAACTGTTGCCGGTTGGAGCTAATGCTACACTGAAAACTCAGCTGACATATTCCagagtttttgaatta gtttcaaacGACTCAATCTTCTTTTTGGTGCCTGTCACTGTATTGTATTATTTCTACAGAACACGCAAcctaaataacaaaaaaaatctcagaaacCCTTTGCAagattatattttcaaacaggCAATGATTATGGTAGTCATTAAAGCT aTATTAATTACTGTTTTCCTAATCATGGTTCTACTTGACAATAGAATTTCG tggTTAATGATAGCTTCACGAATGGATCAAATGGTAGTAGTTGTGGCAGttcaaatttctgcaattATCTGTTTCCAAAAGAGATTAATTGCATATCGACGAAGCCGGAAACAAGAAGTTTTTGCAACAAACCTTCCTCCAATTATCATTGTACCAccaaattgttaa
- the T27E7.5 gene encoding Serpentine Receptor, class Z (Predicted) has product MHIILSQTIMRKSWSEPCLVYFFFFYADLRGPNYTTAECILLFPVAIITGIWLVYICILTIFAQVYQTLLACHIFELSSKLGKDEPQLTELQIGRKQYEMKSTIRTLYICCIVRDLVLTPVIVIWSAMNVSRSISLEALDSIKDQFTLIRVFRLITFDSIVLFVPAAVLYYLSQRRNLNNKEHAKNPLQVHIFHQAMIMTSIKAITVALCTIMSLIDQNLSWITTATLMDQILVVVSVQISTTRCFKQRLIAYQESKKQEVVLPRLAPISYQQPLKY; this is encoded by the exons ATGCACATCATTTTATCACAAACTATTATGCGAAAATCGTGGTCGGAACCGTGtttagtgtatttttttttcttttatgcAGATCTCCGTGGCCCTAATTATACAACTGCAGAGTGCATACTACT atttccagtTGCCATTATTACGGGCATTTGGTTAGTTTACATTTGTATTTTGACAATCTTTGCCCAAGTATATCAGACTCTCCTAGCTTGTCACATTTTCGAACTGAGCTCAAAACTGGGCAAAGATGAGCCACAGCTCACGGAACTTCAAATTGGCAGAAAACAATATGAAATGAAAAGCACTATTCGGACGCTTTATATATGTTGTATTGTCAGAGATTTGGTATTAACTCCCGTGATAGTAATATGGTCAGCCATGAACGTATCTAGATCAATTTCTCTTGAAGCATTAGATTCAATCAAGGATCAGTTCACACTTATAAGAGTTTTCCGGCTG attaCATTCGACTCAATTGTGCTTTTTGTACCAGCTGCGGTATTGTACTATCTTAGTCAGAGAAGGAACCTGAATAACAAGGAACATGCCAAAAATCCATTACAAGTTCATATATTCCATCAGGCAATGATTATGACATCAATAAAAGCA ataacagTTGCACTTTGCACAATAATGTCTCTCATTGATCAGAATCTttct TGGATAACTACCGCTACACTAATGGAccaaattttggtagttgTGTCAGTTCAAATCTCTACGACAAGATGTTTCAAACAGAGATTAATAGCTTACCAGGAGAGCAAGAAACAGGAAGTTGTCCTGCCAAGACTTGCTCCAATTAGTTATCAACAACCtctaaaatattga
- the pals-29 gene encoding Protein containing ALS2cr12 (ALS2CR12) signature (Confirmed by transcript evidence): MQYVAYAEGAKMASGAAKETSSNLFGIWDTWNSNPQMRKDHANELKKKSDEAYNNDMEELKKTRSAFDQEIAKRHAAADMQMSELVKSNNTELKTLQDQFNRDEASHGMAMKMMVREHAEKMKELRSEGREAQERAEREHRMKMSEAEEEHRKEKEIAQEKMDAAKREGSMKIALVEEEKQKIMKERSDELEKYTREMNEMAKNHQEERKKHNAIIGQKKMEMIGSKRDQLKIESEKILESMRNDINLLLAVEIKQNGSHLVEKLIDLFESVKTVKCLMDTVQTELTTIGDEVPEITPGQLSTFDDIKRHKTLFDNRVARFRKNVVTSSFTDAKLYEICMTTVSDFEKIMDKQDMKLVCHHLPKAVENQDFKKIKYYADMASKLNNQFSQEVQHLAAGFSNVSKTYAIDRSNQAAIQN; the protein is encoded by the exons aTGCAGTACGTAGCATATGCCGAGGGCGCAAAGATGGCTTCAGGCGCAGCCAAAGAGACTTCAAGTAATCTTTTTGGCATCTGGGATACCTGGAATTCG AATCCACAAATGAGAAAAGACCATGCAAACgaactgaaaaagaaaagtgatGAGGCCTATAACAACGACATGGAggagttgaaaaaaa CAAGATCTGCATTTGACCAAGAAATAGCCAAGAGACATGCTGCCGCCGATATGCAAATGTCTGAACTTGTCAAGTCAAACAATACAGAACTCAA aactctACAAGACCAGTTTAATAGAGATGAAGCTAGTCATGGCATGGCTATGAAAATGATGGTCCGGGAACacgctgaaaaaatgaaggaacTGAGATCAGAAGGCAGAGAAGCTCAAGAAAGAGCTGAAAGAGAGCACAGAATGAAG ATGTCAGAAGCCGAAGAAGAGCATCGTAAAGAAAAAGAGATTGCACAGGAAAAAATGGATGCGGCGAAGAGAGAAGGTTCAATGAAGATTGCACTTGTTGAAgaggaaaaacagaaaattatgAAGGAACGATCAGATGAATTGGAGAAATACACGAGAGAGATGAATGAAATGGCGAAAAATCATCAGGAAGAACGGAAAAAACATAATGCAATTATTGGgcaaaagaaaatggaaatgataGGGAGTAAGCG agaCCAACTGAAAATAGAAAGCGAGAAAATTCTCGAGTCGATGAGAAATGACATCAATCTTCTGCTGGcagttgaaataaaacaaaacggAAGTCATCTTGTTGAAAAACTGATAGATCTTTTTGAATCTGTCAAAACTGTCAAATGTTTGATGGATACGGTTCAAACGGAG CTAACAACTATTGGCGACGAAGTTCCAGAAATCACGCCTGGACAACTATCTACTTTTGATGATATCAAACGCCACAAAACTCTTTTTGACAACCGTGTCGCTAGATTCCGTAAAAACGTGGTCACTTCCAGTTTCACCGACGCAAAATTATATGAGATTTGCATG accaCAGTTTCCGactttgagaaaataatgGACAAACAAGATATGAAATTAGTCTGTCATCATCTTCCTAAGGCCGTTGAAAATcaagatttcaagaaaatcaaatattatgCTGACATGGCGAGCAAGTTGAACAACCAATTCTCTCAAGAAGTACAGCATCTTGCTGCCGGGTTTTCCAATGTTTCGAAAACTTATGCCATTGATAGATCGAATCAAGCGGCAATTCAGAATTGA
- the T27E7.9 gene encoding Serpentine Receptor, class Z (Confirmed by transcript evidence), translated as MQIGFKITMDATFSFVLIYCLIKIDSDSKYGKLRVPDDVGCTFLHFFAHFCCTFLPEFAITNHAHYVIKNYFVKVMVGSVVFALFVLYLYFRFPHFYIFEFLLLIPLAIFVTTWSILAYISTIFAQVYQVLVVIFIFEQCWKMGKDEPEQTRNQIARKQFVTKDIIRTLYICCILRDFVLYPLIWYMSINSLFDLIFVSMNTEEVSVRAQLTYPRVFDLISTESIFFLVPISVLYYLYRRQNLTNKEHAKNPLQVYIFKQAMIMVAIKAIIIAIFSVMFLIDKNLSWFLTASRMDLILVVVAVQISAMICFRKRLIAYQQNPPQEIFMTRLPPIINEPPPDY; from the exons ATGCaaattggtttcaaaattactATGGATGCTACATTTTCTTTTGTACTGATTTATTGTTTGATCAAAATCGACAGTGACTCTAAATACGGTAAATTGAGGGTACCGGACGATGTCGgctgcacatttttgcacttttttgcacatttttgctgCACATTT ctccccGAGTTTGCGATCACTAATCATGCTCATTAtgtcattaaaaattattttgtgaaaGTTATGGTCGGATCCGTGGTTTTTGCACTTTTCGTTCTCTATTTGTATTTCCGTTTCCCccatttctatatttttgagtttctacTACT AATACCACTTGCCATTTTCGTAACTACCTGGTCAATTTTGGCATatatttcgacaattttcgcTCAAGTTTATCAGGTTCTAgtagtaatttttattttcgaacaatgttggaaaatgggaaaagatGAACCAGAGCAGACGAGAAAtcaaattgccagaaaacaATTTGTGACAAAAGACATCATTCGGACACTTTATATTTGCTGTATTCTCAGAGATTTCGTGTTATACCCATTAATTTGGTACATGTCAATTAATAGTCTGTTTGATTTAATTTTCGTGAGCATGAATACTGAAGAGGTGTCAGTGAGAGCTCAACTTACATATCCAAGAGTTTTTGATTTG ATTTCAACAGAATCAATCTTCTTCCTAGTTCCAATCAGTGTATTGTATTATCTCTACAGAAGACAAAACCTAACTAACAAGGAACATGCCAAAAACCCATTAcaagtttatattttcaaacaggCAATGATTATGGTAGCTATTAAAGCT ataatcatCGCAATTTTCTCTGTAATGTTTCTCATTGACAAAAACCtttcg tGGTTTTTGACAGCTTCACGAATGGATCTTATACTGGTAGTTGTGGCAGTTCAAATTTCTGCAATGATCTGTTTCCGGAAGAGATTAATTGCATATCAACAAAACCCACCACAAGAAATATTTATGACAAGGCTGCCTCCAATCATCAATGAGCCGCCACCTGACTATTAA
- the pals-30 gene encoding Protein containing ALS2cr12 (ALS2CR12) signature (Product from WormBase gene class pals;~Confirmed by transcript evidence), with protein sequence MELVAYAMAAKLITETVQITINSISETLETINSDPTVRIDNLNELKRRNDEAHSQYMKELKEAREESDDALAKRQATADSQISELINSNNEAIRELQKKFDEDAAAYDRSIKETTREHDQKMKEMRSETREAQEKAERNHREKMSKIKEDHDKERVAALQKIDAAKKEGAEMIALVEMEKQKIVRERADEMNEHHKNMETMTKEYHQKREEIHEVIKNKKLDILKDKREHQRIEHEKISENMKNAFNALLNVQRENNAKHLVSNFQQLFEPVEDVKKLLDSVKIKIELVDGKDPKIEAEQLYDLEEIQAKKSIFENRIRRLRSILIHSSFTDRKLHEICSTTISNIETLMNKSDILSVCHHFPRAVEKQDLKKIKHYADMARSLSDTFSQELGNIIDTFSTSSGMYIIEKEHQEAIEN encoded by the exons ATGGAGCTCGTTGCATATGCGATGGCAGCGAAGCTCATCACCGAAACAGTCCAAATCACTATCAATAGTATTTCTGAAACGTTGGAAACGATTAATTCG GATCCAACAGTAAGAATTGATAATCTGAATGAATTGAAAAGGCGGAATGATGAGGCTCATAGTCAATACATGAAAGAGCTGAAAGAAG CCAGAGAAGAATCTGACGATGCATTAGCCAAGAGACAAGCAACTGCCGATTCTCAGATTTCTGAACTTATTAATTCAAACAATGAAGCAATCAG AGAGTTGCAGAAGAAATTTGATGAAGACGCCGCTGCTTACGACCGTTCAATTAAAGAAACGACAAGGGAGCATGATcagaaaatgaaggaaatgaGGTCAGAAACCAGAGAAGCTCAGGAAAAAGCAGAAAGGAATCACAGAGAAAAG ATGTCAAAAATAAAGGAAGATCATGATAAAGAAAGAGTAGCTGCTCTACAAAAAATAGATGCCGCTAAAAAAGAAGGCGCTGAAATGATTGCACTTGTTGAGatggagaaacaaaaaattgtgagagAACGAGCCGATGAGATGAATGAGCATCATAAAAATATGGAAACTATGACGAAAGAGTATCATCAAAAACGAGAAGAGATTCATGAGGTTATTAAGAACAAAAAGTTGGACATTTTGAAAGATAAACG cgaACATCAAAGAATTGAGCATGAGAAAATCAGTGAGAACATGAAAAATGCATTCAATGCATTATTGAATGTACAAAGAGAGAATAATGCTAAACATCTCGTGAGTAACTTCCAGCAACTTTTTGAGCCAGTGGAAGATGTGAAGAAATTGTTGGATTCTGTGAAAATTAAG ATAGAACTGGTCGATGGCAAAGATCCAAAAATTGAGGCTGAACAACTATATGATCTTGAAGAAATTCAAGCTAAGAAAAGTATATTTGAGAATCGTATACGCAGACTTCGTTCAATTCTGATACACTCCAGTTTTACCGATCGCAAATTACATGAAATTTGCTCG ACCACTATTTCCAACATTGAAACTTTAATGAACAAAAGCGATATACTATCAGTTTGCCATCATTTTCCCAGAGCAGTCGAAAAAcaagatttgaagaaaatcaagCACTACGCTGACATGGCACGGAGCCTGAGCGACACGTTTTCTCAAGAACTGGGGAATATTATTGACACGTTTTCTACATCTTCCGGAATGTATATCATCGAGAAAGAACATCAGGAAGCTATCGagaattga